ggtcaggtcaggtcaggtcaggtcaggtcaggtcaggtcaggtcaggtcaggtcaggtcaggtcaggtcaggtcaggtcaggtcaggtcaggtcaggtcaggtcaggtcaggtcaggtcaggtcaggtcaggtcaggtcaggtcaggtcaggtcaggtcaggtcaggtcaggtcaggtcaggtcaggtcaggtcaggtcaggtcaggtcaggtcaggtcaggtcaggtcaggtcaggtcaggtcaggtcaggtcaggtcaggtcaggtcaggtcaggtcaggtcaggtcaggtcaggtcaggtcaggtcaggtcaggtcaggtcaggtcaggtcaggtcaggtcaggtcaggtcaggtcaggtcaggtcaggtcaggtcaggtcaggtcaggtcaggtcaggtcaggtcaggtcaggtcaggtcaggtcaggtcaggtcaggtcaggtcaggtcaggtcaggtcaggtcaggtcaggtcaggtcaggtcaggtcaggtcaggtcaggtcaggtcaggtcaggtcaggtcaggtcaggtcaggtcaggtcaggtcaggtcaggtcaggtcaggtcaggtcaggtcaggtcaggtcaggtcaggtcaggtcaggtcaggtcaggtcaggtcaggtcaggtcaggtcaggtcaggtcaggtcaggtcaggtcaggtcaggtcaggtcaggtcaggtcaggtcaggtcaggtcaggtcaggtcaggtcaggtcaggtcaggtcaggtcaggtcaggtcaggtcaggtcaggtcaggtcaggtcaggtcaggtcaggtcaggtcaggtcaggtcaggtcaggtcaggtcaggtcaggtcaggtcaggtcaggtcaggtcaggtcaggtcaggtcaggtaataagcgcaccagcgctttcatgagaacgaagtcagcttcaccagaacagcgacaacatgctccaatcgctgttcaattataactgagtggatttccgagcggtgctcgcttatataccgattggtgatttcaatagcctgttttgaaagcaattttaaggcaattgaaacaagtttttggatgaaaaagtaacaagtatataccgcgtagacattttatctttcgaatgaagtgtttatcataccatttcggtcagttgtttaagagctattgacgctcaaaatctcggtcagACACAGACacgtcagacgtggtttgcacggtataaaagtggtaattttgatatggaagacgaagaacgttaaGGTCAGCCAaacaagtttgaagatgaagaattagaggctttactcgatcaagagtAGCTCAGCTATggtccgatcgtttaaaagcaatgggaatgatccgaaagataggaaatTAGGTGCCGTATGAaatgaagccacgagacgtcgaacgccgttttttcacgtgcgaacaactgctccaacggcataaaagtaagggttttttgcatcgaatcgctactggcgatgaaaagtgggtccattacgacaatccttaGCGTCGGGCAACGCATGGATACCCcggtcatgcatcaacatcgacggccgcgcggaatattcacggccagaaggttctgctgtctatttggtggaccAACTGGGTAtagtgtactatgagctgctaaaactgaatgaaaccattacgggggacctctgcCGACgtcaattgatgcgtttgagccgtgcactgaaggaaaaacggccacaatacgagctgTTCACGCGCATCACTTGCAGCGCGCGATTCTAGTAATACTCCTTCCGAGTACCCCCCGTAAAAGCTACTTTGTGTAGCGAGCTTTTAACCAATAGAATCAACATACAATAAGTCAGTCACAATTATATCGCCAACCACGTCGGCCGCCATAGATCTCCGTCGCGATAATATAGTAATCGAAGTTGAAGAAATAAAGTTTGTGCGTTTTGGATTCATCTCTTGAAGAAAGGGAAATAGGTCAGGTGAGCCCCGACCCGATGACCACAATCTAAGACGGGTCCGAacattggtgccgtgaccaggattttTCCTGAAGTCAAAGGGTCATCGGATATGCCATTTTGATCTCCGTCAGTCGCTATTCTCTACGGCATTACAATACGGCATTCTTTACGGCGGTACGCCATTCTTCATGATCGTTCAAAGCAGCTATTGTGCTTTCTATTGTGAACAAGAACAATCAGTCAGCTATAGGATAAGGGTCCTTACCATCGGTCATTGAAGTGGACTAGCAATTGGAACATAAAACATCAGCATACAAGGCCTATTGTACAGGCTCAAACGGTGAGTACCTGTCCAATAATTTATGCTGATTTTGGTAGATCTACCGGATCTTTCTTTTTTTGGTTCCTGCTGCGCATTTCAACTCGGGTGCGGCGGGATTATATACGACGGAAACTACTGCGACTTGGAGATTTGATTTGTTTCACGACGGATTGAGATGATTATTTGGATCAGTGGATATACCATCTGGTACTAGCTTGCTTGAACGAATTACACGCGAACACGAGAGGACTGGTTGATTGTTGCACCGTGAATTTTACTACTCTGCGTTTGCTGGATTGCTGATTCACAAGATATCGCTGTGATTGTGACTTCATCGGCTCCCATCATCGGTGTCGCGTACACCTGGAAAGCATTGGTCGAGCAACGCTTCTGGATTATTGTTCCTGTAAGGAGGTTTGGAAATATACAAGGCCTATTTTCATAGGCTCGCAGGTGAGCCTCTTTCCAATCATCATACATTTTATTCCGTGGGTGCTTGCTCGTGTTTCCTTGTTTCCCAGTTGTTGTTCTTCGACCGACTTCCATCAACATCGGCATCATGGGGAAGAAGGCAAAGGCGAAGCTGCAACTCCGGGAGTCCGTCATCGGATTTATACACCGAACCGAAAAGTTCGTTGAAAATTGCAACGCTGACACCGATTTCCACCAACTGCAAGCACGGATAGGAAAACTGGATGAGAAGTGGAGCGAGTTTGAAAGCGTACAAGGTGAAATCGAGGAAATGGAGGAGGATGAAACCAACATGGAGACGCACGAGGAGGTTCGAGCGGAGTTCGAGGAGCTGTATTTTAAGGTAAAGGCAGGGTTGAAATCCAAACTACCACCCTCAACCCCCTCTTCCACTACTACTACTCCCACTAGAGATAAGAATGTGGGTTCATGTTCTGGCATACGCTTGCCCAAGATCAGCTTGCCAGAATTCAGTGGGGAGTACGACAAATGGTTGCCATTCTTCGACACTTTTGGATCACTTATCCACGATAATACGGATTTAAATCTGATCCAAAAATTCCACCATTTGCGAGCGTCTCTAAGGGGTGAGGCACTTAAGGTGGTAGATTCCTTTCAAATGAGTGAAGCTAGTTATGGGGTCGCATGGTCCGCTTTGGTGAAACGGTATTCGAATAAATATCTCCAGAAGAAGCGCCATGTCAACGCGCTTTTGCAATACCCGAAGGTGAAAAGGATGTCGGCAAATGGTATTCACGATTTGATTGAATGTTTCGATCGACATACGAAGATTCTTGATCAACTGGGAGAGAATACTTCGGACTGGGGAGCGATGTTGATGCAGCTGTTGGTGTCGAAGCTTGATGATGAGTCGCTTAAAGACTGGGAGAAGCGTGCGGTCAAGAAAAATGATCCTGCTTTCGCGGACGTTATGGAGTTCCTCGAAGGACAGACACGGATTCTGGATGCTGTAGCAGTCGATCGTCGCTCGGAGAATTTACAATCATCTTCCTCTGCTACTAACTCCGGCTTCAAGAAATCAGTACCCAAGTTTTCTGTGCATGCAACCACTGATACTCCTACGATGCAGTGTATGCAATGCAATGGTCGACATTATATCACAAGCTGCCCTGTATTTGAGCGGATGACACTAGATAAACGGTTCCAAGTAGTCAACTCTAAGAAGCTGTGCAGCAACTGTTTGAGACAAGGTCATCTGAACCGTGACTGTACATCGCGTTTCCGTTGCCGCACTTGTAGTAAGAAACACCATTCTCTTCTACATCCTGGAATAGGGGCGTCGGTTTCCACTCCAACTGTTGGTCCACTGACGCAGGCGCCTTCTACGGCTCAGCCACAACCCAGCAATACTACACACGTGGTTTCCATAGACGATTCATTACAAACGATGCAGAGTTCGGTGGCCATCATTTTCGCTTCCAACCAACGTCGCAACAGAGCATCGAGAGTTCCATGTATTTCTTTCAACGGTTCTGGTGTCAGTGAAGGACTGCAATGGGCGTTCACATCTAGCTAGGGCGCTTCTGGATAGCGGGTCACAGGCGAATATTATCTCGGATCGTCTGTGTCAAATTCTAAAGTTACATAGGAAGGGAGTTAACGTACCGATCTCTGGGATTGGCAGTTCCACTTTCCGAGTTTCACACTCCGTTACGACGACGGTTTCATCTCGAATTAGCGATTATTCCATACCGATGGAATTCCTAGTAATGAAGAAAGTGACTGAGGACCAACCATCAGCGACTATCCCCATCGGAGACTGGAATCTCCCAACCGACTTCCAGTTGGCTGACCCAGGCTTCAATAAACGTGGCACGATCGACCTTCTTCTCGGATTGGAACACTTCTACGAGTTCCTCCTGCTCAATGGTGGCCGGGTTCAAATCCAGCGTATAGGCAACGGGCTTCCATTGCTCGTCAACACAGTATTCGGTTGGGTTGTAGCAGGAAAGGTGAACCTAGGTCAAATGAATCCAATTCCTAGTTGTCATGTGGTAGTTGGCAACTCGTTGGAGCAGAAGATCGAGCGGTTTTGGACGATCGATGAAATTCAGGACGCTCCACGGTTCTCACAGGAAGAGATCGATTGCGAAAACCATTACAGAGTCACGTTCTCACGCGATACTGAAGGACGATATGTGGTTCGGTTTCCGAAACGAGTGGGCTTCGACAAGATGATCGGAGACTCAAGGGAAATGGCGTTACGGCGATTTATTCAGCTAGAGAGGCGTTTTAAGCAGGATGAAGCACTGCGTGAGCGGTACAGTGACTCAATACGAGAGTATTTGAACAACGGGCACATGGCATTAGTCGAAGGGGCGGAGGAAAGGTCCAAAGAGCAGCTCGTGTGTTACTTACCACACCATCCGGTCGTCAAGGAGTCGAGCACGACTACAAAGATTCGGCCGGTGTGGATCAGCCAAGACGACCAATAATTATTCCCTCAACGACGGACTGATGACGGGACCAGTTATCCAGGATCAACTAATCGATCTGATCCTGCGTTTCCGCAAGCACAAGGTGGCGTTAGTCGCGGACATCGAGAAGATGTACCTACAGGTGAAGGTATATTCGGACGACTGTCAATTCCAGCGCATTCTGTGGCGCTTCTCCCCATCCGATCCGATCAGGACGTACGAACTACAGCGGGTAACATTTGGTTTGGCACCGTCTTCTTTTCTCGCCACTCGATCACTTCATCAGTTGGCGGAAGACGAAGGTGCTGTGTTTCCACGAGCGAAAGCAGCGCTCGTGAATGATTTCTATGTAGACGATTACATCGGTGGTGCTGATTTTGAGGAAGAAGCAATTTTGTTGAGGCAGGAGCTTGAGCAGCTGTTTATGCTCGGACGATTAGCCAAACGGGGCAAATCAAGGTGGAGTTGTTGTCGTCGAAATCACGTCCCGCGCCGCTGAAAAGGGTCGGCGTCGCAAGGTTGGAACTTTGCGGAGCGTTGCTGGCAGCCAAACTCTACCAAAAGGTTCGACATGCGCTAAAGATGGAAGAAACGGAAGCATGGTTTTGGTCCGACTCGACTGTCGTCCTTTGCTGGTTGCGATCACCATCCTATGTCTGGCCGACGTACGTTGCGAACCGTGTCTCACAGATCCAGGAATGGACGAAAGGACATCGATGGAATCACGTCAAGGGTACGTGCCCAACACATCGACAGCCAACACATCAGTGTCGCAGAGCTGCAAGTCGCAAAACAAGCTTTGGTCCGTCAGGTGCAGCAGAACGCGTTCGCCACAGAAATTAAGGAGCTATCCAATCATCGTGTCGTCCCCGTCCGCTCACCGTTGAAACTTCTAAATCCATTTATTGATCAGCAAGGTGTACTACGCGTTGGTGGCCGGCTTGAATCCGCCAACGAACCGTATCCCGTAAGGCACCCCATCATCCTCCCTAGCAAACACTCGTTTTCGCGTCTTGTCACAGTCGCATATCACCAGCTCTCCCTTCACGGTGGCCCACGAATGACGCTCGCACAAGTCCGCCAGGAATATTGGCCCCTGAATGGCATGTCTCTGGCAAACTATATTTACCGGAATTGTATACGTTGTTTCCGAAGCAACCCTGCCTCAGTAACCCAACCTCCCGGACAGCTTCCTCGTCCTCGAACCCTTCCAGCTCGACCTTTTTCCACTACTGGGGTAGATTACTGTGGTCCAATCTACCTCAAACCCGTTCACCGGAAAGCTGCAGCGCAGAAGGCCTACATCGCTGTTTTCGTGTGCTTCTGCACCAAAGCAGTTCACTTGGAGCTAGTGGGCGATTTGTCGACAGCCAAATTCATCGCCGCACTGCGTCGTTTCGTTGGAAAACGAGGGGTTCCTGCCGAGATCCACTCGGACAACGGCCTCAACTTCAAGGGGGCTAACAACGAACTCCGAGCGCTCTACGATCTTCTCAACGATTCCGCAAGTGCAACCACCATAAGCAACGAAGCCGCTCGGAATGGAATCGTGTGGAAATTCATTCCACCGAGAGCCCCAAACTTCGGTGGTCTTTGGGAAGCCGCTGTCAAATCCGCACGAACTGGATGTTCTGACTCCGGGTCATTTTCTCACCGGATCTTCGCTTCATCAGTTGGCGGAAGACGAAGGTGCTGTGTTTCCACGAGCGAAAGCAGCGCTCGTGAATGATTTCTATGTAGACGATTACATCGGTGGTGCTGATTTTGAGGAAGAAGCAATTTTGTTGAGGCAGGAGCTTGAGCAGCTGTTTATGCTCGGACGATTAGCCAAACGGGGCAAATCAAGGTGGAGTTGTTGTCGTCGAAATCACGTCCCGCGCCGCTGAAAAGGGTCAGCGTCGCAAGGTTGGAACTTTGCGGAGCGTTGCTGGCAGCCAAACTCTACCAAAAGGTTCGACATGCGCTAAAGATGGAAGAAACGGAAGCATGGTTTTGGTCCGACTCGACTGTCGTCCTTTGCTGGTTGCGATCACCATCCTATGTCTGGCCGACGTACGTTGCGAACCGTGTCTCACAGATCCAGGAATGGACGAAAGGACATCGATGGAATCACGTCAAGGGTACGTGCCCAACACATCGACAGCCAACACATCAGTGTCGCAGAGCTGCAAGTCGCAAAACAAGCTTTGGTCCGTCAGGTGCAGCAGAACGCGTTCGCCACAGAAATTAAGGAGCTATCCAATCATCGTGTCGTCCCCGTCCGCTCACCGTTGAAACTTCTAAATCCATTTATTGATCAGCAAGGTGTACTACGCGTTGGTGGCCGGCTTGAATCCGCCAACGAACCGTATCCCGTAAGGCACCCCATCATCCTCCCTAGCAAACACTCGTTTTCGCGTCTTGTCACAGTCGCATATCACCAGCTCTCCCTTCACGGTGGCCCACGAATGACGCTCGCACAAGTCCGCCAGGAATATTGGCCCCTGAATGGCATGTCTCTGGCAAACTATATTTACCGGAATTGTATACGTTGTTTCCGAAGCAACCCTGCCTCAGTAACCCAACCTCCCGGACAGCTTCCTCGTCCTCGAACCCTTCCACCTCGACCTTTTTCCACTACTGGGGTAGATTACTGTGGTCCAATCTACCTCAAACCCGTTCACCGGAAAGCTGCAGCGCAGAAGGCCTACATCGCTGTTTTCGTGTGCTTCTGCACCAAAGCAGTTCACTTGGAGCTAGTGGGCGATTTGTCGACAGCCAAATTCATCGCCGCACTGCGTCGTTTCGTTGGAAAACGAGGGGTTCCTGCCGAGATCCACTCGGACAACGGCCTCAACTTCAAGGGGGCTAACAACGAACTCCGAGCGCTCTACGATCTTCTCAACGATTCCGCAAGTGCAACCACCATAAGCAACGAAGCCGCTCGGAATGGAATCGTGTGGAAATTCATTCCACCGAGAGCCCCAAACTTCGGTGGTCTTTGGGAAGCCGCTGTCAAATCCGCACGAACTGGATGTTCTGACTCCGGGTCATTTTCTCACCGGATCTTCGCTGCTGACGATTCCAGATCCGGATTACACAGATGTTCCGACAAATAGGCTTGAACACTATCGGCAGCTGCAACAGCTCGTCCAGCAGCACTGGAAGCGTTGGCGAAGGGAATACATCTCACAACTACACAACGTCAACCAGCGTGCTGCCCCACCGATCGAGCTGAAGGTCGGACAAATGGTCATCCTAAAGGAGGACGACAAGGCACCGATCTCTTGGCCTCTCGGCCGTATCACGGAAGTCTACCCTGGCCCGGATGGAGTGATCAGAGTAGTTACCCTGAGGACATCGCAAGGGATATACAAGAGGCCGTCCACTCGTGTTTGCCTGCTACCTTTCGAGAAGGACTCGAGTGGGCAATCATTGTCACCAAGCCGAACTCCGAGGGTCGTGACGTCGCCTACCCCCAGCAATGAAGTGCAACATGGTGTCCAAGAAGGGCGCGACAGGAAGTTAATTTGAATGATATTATGTAGTAAATCCTTTTGCGGATTTAGGTGGCCGGCATGTTCACGCGCATCACTTGCAGCGCGCGATTCTAATAATACTCCTTCCGAGTACCCCCCGTAAAAGCTACTTTGTGTAGCGAGCTTTTAACCAATAGAATCAACATACAATAAGTCAGTCACAATTATATCGCCAACCACGTCGGCCGCCATAGATCTCCGTCGCGATAATATAGTAATCGAAGTTGAAGAAATAAAGTTTGTGCGTTTTGGATTCATCTCTTGAAGAAAGGGAA
The Toxorhynchites rutilus septentrionalis strain SRP chromosome 2, ASM2978413v1, whole genome shotgun sequence genome window above contains:
- the LOC129766271 gene encoding uncharacterized protein LOC129766271 produces the protein MGKKAKAKLQLRESVIGFIHRTEKFVENCNADTDFHQLQARIGKLDEKWSEFESVQGEIEEMEEDETNMETHEEVRAEFEELYFKVKAGLKSKLPPSTPSSTTTTPTRDKNVGSCSGIRLPKISLPEFSGEYDKWLPFFDTFGSLIHDNTDLNLIQKFHHLRASLRGEALKVVDSFQMSEASYGVAWSALVKRYSNKYLQKKRHVNALLQYPKVKRMSANGIHDLIECFDRHTKILDQLGENTSDWGAMLMQLLVSKLDDESLKDWEKRAVKKNDPAFADVMEFLEGQTRILDAVAVDRRSENLQSSSSATNSGFKKSVPKFSVHATTDTPTMQCMQCNGRHYITSCPVFERMTLDKRFQVVNSKKLCSNCLRQGHLNRDCTSRFRCRTCSKKHHSLLHPGIGASVSTPTVGPLTQAPSTAQPQPSNTTHVVSIDDSLQTMQSSVAIIFASNQRRNRASRVPCISFNGSGVSEGLQWAFTSS
- the LOC129766272 gene encoding uncharacterized protein LOC129766272 — protein: MKKVTEDQPSATIPIGDWNLPTDFQLADPGFNKRGTIDLLLGLEHFYEFLLLNGGRVQIQRIGNGLPLLVNTVFGWVVAGKVNLGQMNPIPSCHVVVGNSLEQKIERFWTIDEIQDAPRFSQEEIDCENHYRVTFSRDTEGRYVVRFPKRVGFDKMIGDSREMALRRFIQLERRFKQDEALRERYSDSIREYLNNGHMALVEGAEERSKEQLVCYLPHHPVVKESSTTTKIRPVWISQDDQ